From the genome of Carassius auratus strain Wakin chromosome 26, ASM336829v1, whole genome shotgun sequence, one region includes:
- the LOC113044680 gene encoding ras GTPase-activating protein 3-like, which yields MAVEEEGLRVFQSVKIKIGEAKNIPPYPGPNKMRDCYCTVNLDQEEVFRTKTLEKSLCPFYGEDFYCEIPRSFRHLSFYIFDRDVFRRDSSIGKVAVKKEDLQKYHGKDHWFPLQPVCADSEVQGKVHLELRLSELITDSGVVCHKLATRVLECQDLPIVNNQCDPYAVVSLFGPSRSEAKKTKVKRKNNNPQFDEVFFFEVTKPPSYTKRQFDVEEDDVDKLGLKVDLWNASNLKFGNEFLGEVRVPLKMMGQSGVHDAWYFLQPRNNGNKSVKADELGSLRLNIIYTEDHVFPTEHYNPLRDLLLQSAHLQPVSASAAHILGEVCREKQEAAVPLVRLFLHYGKIVPFLSAIAHAEISRTQDPNTIFRGNSLTSKCIDETMKLAGMHYLRVTLKPIIDEICTDHKPCEIDPVKLKESENLDTNRENLHQYVDRIFNVITSSGVSCPTVMCDIFFSLRESAASRFQVDPDVRYTAVSSFIFLRFFAPAILSPNLFHLRPHHPDPYTSRTLTLISKTIQTLGSLAKSKSANFKESYMAAFYDYFNEQKYADAVKNFLDLISSSARWDQKSIETPIMLKEGFMIKRAQGRNRFGLKNFKKRWFRLTNHEFTYHRTKGEGPLCSIPIENILAVERLEEESFKMKNMFQVIQPERALYIQANNCVEARDWINILTKVSQCNRKRLSTYHPSAFLNGHWLCCKLCADTAPGCTPCTGGLPANIQLDVDGDRETERIFSLYSTYMTKLVKMQEACGSKSVYDGPEQEEYSTFVIDDPQETYKTLRLVISAVQTLEQQHTQYKRDKFRKTKYGSQEHPIGDKSFQCYTRQQSESSTYSI from the exons ATGGCGGTCGAGGAGGAAGGTCTACGGGTTTTCCAGAGTGTCAAAATAAAAATCG GTGAAGCCAAGAACATTCCTCCCTATCCGGGTCCGAATAAGATGCGGGATTGTTACTGCACAGTCAACCTGGACCAGGAGGAAGTGTTCCGAACCAAAACCTTGGAGAAGTCCTTATG TCCGTTCTACGGTGAGGACTTTTATTGTGAAATCCCGCGCAGTTTCCGTCATCTGTCCTTCTACATCTTTGACAGAGACGTGTTCAGGAGGGACTCCAGCATCG GTAAAGTGGCTGTGAAGAAGGAAGACCTGCAGAAATACCACGGTAAAGACCACTGGTTCCCGCTGCAGCCGGTGTGTGCAGACTCAGAGGTGCAG GGAAAGGTTCACCTGGAGCTGCGTCTCAGTGAGCTCATCACAGACAGCGGAGTCGTCTGCCACAAGCTGGCCACACG GGTTCTGGAGTGTCAGGATCTGCCGATAGTGAATAACCAGTGCGATCCGTATGCTGTCGTCTCGCTATTCGGCCCCTCCAG GTCAGAAGCCAAGAAGACGAAGGTCAAACGGAAAAACAACAATCCTCAGTTCGACGAGGTCTTCTTTTTTGAG GTGACCAAACCTCCGAGCTACACCAAACGCCAGTTTGACGTGGAAGAAGACGACGTGGATAAGCTCGGGctcaa GGTGGATCTGTGGAACGCCAGCAATCTGAAGTTCGGAAATGAGTTTCTGGGAGAGGTGCGGGTGCCGCTGAAGATGATGGGACAGTCAGGGGTTCACGACGCATGGTACTTCCTACAGCCCAGAAATAACGGCAATAAATCAGTGAAGGCTGATGAGTTGGGCTCGTTACGACTCAACATCATCTACACGGAGGACCATGTGTTCCCCACGGAGCATTATAACCCCCTCCGAGACCTGCTGCTGCAGTCGGCACACCTCCAG CCCGTCTCGGCGTCCGCAGCTCATATCTTGGGCGAGGTGTGTCGTGAGAAGCAGGAGGCGGCCGTTCCTTTGGTGCGACTTTTCCTGCACTACGGCAAAATCGTGCCTTTCCTCAGCGCCATCGCCCACGCCGAGATAAGCCGCACGCA AGATCCCAACACCATTTTCCGGGGAAACTCGCTGACGTCCAAATGCATCGATGAGACCATGAAGCTGGCGGGGATGCATTACCTGCGCGTCACGCTCAAACCCATCATCGATGAG ATCTGCACGGACCACAAACCCTGTGAGATCGACCCGGTCAAGCTGAAGGAGTCCGAGAACTTGGACACCAATAGG GAGAACCTGCATCAGTACGTGGACCGGATCTTTAATGTGATCACCAGCTCGGGTGTGAGCTGCCCGACGGTCATGTGTGACATCTTCTTCTCGCTGAGAGAGTCTGCGGCGTCACGCTTCCAGG ttgACCCGGATGTGCGGTACACAGCTGTCAGCAGTTTCATCTTCCTCCGTTTCTTTGCTCCTGCCATCCTCTCTCCGAACCTCTTCCACCTGCGTCCGCATCACCCG GATCCGTACACGTCTCGGACGCTCACACTCATCTCCAAAACCATCCAAACTCTGGGAAGCCTGGCCAAGTCCAAATCT GCCAATTTCAAAGAGTCCTACATGGCTGCGTTCTACGACTACTTCAACGAGCAGAAGTACGCAGATGCAGTGAAGAAC tTCCTGGATCTGATCTCATCCTCGGCCCGCTGGGATCAGAAGAGCATCGAGACGCCCATCATGCTGAAGGAAGG ATTCATGATCAAACGAGCTCAAGGGAGAAACCGCTTCGGTCTGAAGAACTTCAAGAAGAGATGGTTCCGGCTGACCAACCACGAGTTCACCTACCACAGAACCAAAG GAGAAGGCCCTCTGTGCAGCATCCCTATTGAGAACATCCTGGCCGTAGAGAGACTCGAGGAAGAGTCCTTCAAAATGAAGAAC ATGTTCCAGGTCATCCAGCCAGAGAGGGCGCTCTACATCCAGGCCAATAACTGTGTGGAGGCGCGCGACTGGATCAACATCCTGACCAAAGTCAGTCAGTGTAACCGCAAGCGTCTGAGCACCTACCACCCGTCGGCGTTCCTCAACGGACACTGGCTCTGCTGCAAGCTGTGTGCGGACACGGCTCCGGGCTGCACGCCCTGCACGGG GGGACTTCCTGCTAACATCCAGCTGGATGTAGACGGAGACCGAGAGACGGAGCGGATCTTCTCGCTCTACAGCACATACATGACCAAACTAGTTAAGATGCAGG AGGCGTGTGGCAGTAAGTCTGTGTACGACGGTCCCGAGCAGGAGGAATACTCCACGTTTGTGATCGATGACCCGCAGGAGACGTATAAAACCCTGAGACTCGTCATCTCAGCCGTGCAGACACTGGAGCAGCAGCACACGCAGTACAAACGAGACAAGTTCAGGAAGACCAAGTACGGCAGCCA GGAACATCCAATCGGTGATAAGAGCTTCCAGTGCTACACCCGCCAGCAGTCAGAAAGCTCCACCTACTCCATCTGA